GAGAATATCGGAATATTCCCTGGAAGAATGCACTCATGATAACTGCTGGTATTGTCTACTTCGTTACGCCACTTGATCTCATCCCTGACTTTATTCCACTCACAGGTTTCCTGGACGACCTTACCGTACTCATGTGGGTATTTAATTCTGTAAGAGGTAGTATAGAAGAGTTTGAAGACTGGGAAAACTCACAGGCGGAACAAGTCAAGTAATTTAAATTTTGTTATGAATTCAGTAATCACGCAGAAGCACATAGATAGAGCTATGTCTTACGACCAGTATTTGACTTTAGTAAAACAACTACTGGATGAAAATAGAACAACGGGCAATAACCAAAGCCCGGCTATGCTGGAATATACCAAGTTAAATGCTCAGCGCATGCGCCGACTTAATAAGACTATTGTGCTGGACGATCTGCTGGTAGAAAAGTTGAAATCTTCTTTTGAGCCACAGATATGGCTGGTTGTTACCGAAGCTTGGTGTGGAGATGCAGCACAAAATATTCCTTTGCTGGCTAAAATGGCTGAACAAAGTGAAAATATTGATCTTAAGTTAATCCTTAGAGATGAGTATCCGGAAGTAATAGATGGCTATTTAACAAACGGAGGACGTGCAATTCCAAAACTGATTAGCCTGACGTCACAATTGGAAGAGATAGGCAGTTGGGGGCCACGCCCCCAAATAGCTCATCAACTGGTAGCTACTTATAAAGCAAACCCTGATGTTGATAAAAAAGTGTTTAACGAGGCAGTACAGGGCTGGTATGCTAAAGATAAGACCAAAAGTATGCAGCAGGAGTTTATTATGCTCCTGGATAAATGGCTGAAAAAAGTTTAAGCTAGTTTGGACTCACTTACACAAGCTGTACTAGGTGCTACAGTAGGCGAACTGGTACTAGGCAAAAAAGTTGGCAATAAGGCTCCCCTTTGGGGGGCCATAGCCGGTACCATACCGGATCTAGACGTTCTGCTAAATTTTTTTGTTAGAGACGTACAGAGCACACTCTGGCATCGTACATTTTCGCATTCATTTATCTTCCTTACTCTTGCAGCGCCATTACTGGGGTATCTCGTTTATTA
This window of the Porifericola rhodea genome carries:
- a CDS encoding thioredoxin family protein, whose product is MNSVITQKHIDRAMSYDQYLTLVKQLLDENRTTGNNQSPAMLEYTKLNAQRMRRLNKTIVLDDLLVEKLKSSFEPQIWLVVTEAWCGDAAQNIPLLAKMAEQSENIDLKLILRDEYPEVIDGYLTNGGRAIPKLISLTSQLEEIGSWGPRPQIAHQLVATYKANPDVDKKVFNEAVQGWYAKDKTKSMQQEFIMLLDKWLKKV